CCCTACCACAAGCAGCAGGATGGATCCTTTAACACCTGTGTTGCTGGAAAATGGGCTCAAGGGAATGATAGGAAAAGGGCGCAGGTCAAAAGAAGTTATTGATTCGATAAAGAAAAACAAAGCCGTATATTTTGCCGCTACAGGCGGGGCAGGCGCCCTGCTGGCAAAAAAAATAAAAGAATGCGATTTAATAGCATTTTTTGAATTAGGCACTGAAGCAATTTATAAACTTAAAGTAAAAGATTTTCCCGTTATCGTAATCAATGACATGTACGGCCGTGATTTATACGAAAAAAGACAGGAGGTTTGTCCTACGAAGTTATAGTTTTAATATGGCGAATAGCCAGGACTATTAAAAGTATGTTAACGCAGGAGGATGGGAAATATATGCTAAGGTTAATGTGTAAAAGCAAAATCCAGAGGTTAACAGTAACTGAAAAAAATATAAATTACTCAGGAAGCATTAAAATAGACGAAACTTTACTTCAAAAAGCGGATATCCTTCCCTATGAAGTGGTCCTGGTAGTAAATGTAAATACAGGAGCAAGGTTCGAAACTTACACTATCCCGGCAAAGAAGAATTCCGGGGTTATCGGCTTGCAGGGCGGCGCTGCCCGCCTTGGCGAAGTAGGCGACAAACTGATAATAATTTCTTCAGCATATTTGGAAACAGAACAAGCAAAAATTTTAAAACCAAAAATGGTTTTGGTTAATGAAAAAAATAAGGCTGTTTAATTTATGATTGAGTGGAATGTGAGTTATGGTGATTAATATTGGTCAAGGACGTCCATAAATTTTCGAAGAATTGAATATTTATGAACGTCCTTTTTCTTATTTAAAAGGCTTTGTTGAGGTAAAAAAGATGAACGAATATGATCCGGTTTGCGCTGGCCCGGTAGCTGACAGAGATTACAGGATTTCCTCTGCCTGCGGCGTTATAGGAATGATGAATGAACAGGGTGGCCGCGTATCCGGAAGAGATGTAATTCAGTCAATAGCGCTTATGCATGAACGTTCCAACGGGCTTGGCGGCGGTTTTGCCGCGTACGGCATTTACCCCGAATACAAGAATTTTTATGCGTTCCATATGATGTACGAAAATGAAGAAGCTAAAAAAACAGCAGAAAACTATCTTGAACAGAATTACGAAATAAAAAGAAGCGAACCCATTCCTATAAAAGAAATCAAAATTATAAAGAGCTGGCCGATAATATGGAGATATTTCCTAAAGCCCTTTGCCGTAAAAGGAAATGAAACAGAACAGGATTTTGTAGTAAGAACTGTAATGTTCATCAACCAGAACATAAAAAATGCTTTTGTTGCGTCATCAGGAAAAAATATGGGCATTTTTAAAGGCGTGGGTTATCCGGAAGATATCGGGGAATTTTTCAGGCTTGAAGAATACAAAGCCTATACCTGGACCGCCCACGGAAGATTCCCTACAAACAGCGTCGCCTGGTGGGGCGGATCACACCCGTTTGGAATATTGGACTGGTCTATAGTGCATAACGGTGAAATATCATCTTACGGAATAAATAAACGTTATCTTGAAAATTACGGCTATAAATGCAGTTTCTTCACGGATACGGAAGTGATAACTTATTTGTTTGATTTGCTTTCAAGAAAACACGAACTTTCATTCGAAATACTGGCAAAAGTTCTTTCAGCGCCTTTCTGGAAACAGATTGACAGGATGCCGCAGGAAGAAAAAGAATTTTATAAAAATTTAAGAATTGTTTATTCAAGCGCGCTGGTAAACGGGCCGTTTGCCGTAATAGCCGCAAATAATACTTCGATGGTAGGCCTTAATGACAGAATAAAACTAAGGCCCCTGGTTGCCGCAAGAAAAGGCGATATTGTTTATGTGTCCAGTGAAGAATCAGCGATAAGGGAAATATGCGCAGAGCCGGACCAGGTATGGTCTCCCAAAGCAGGGGAACCGGTAATAGCGAGATTAAAGAGTTGAGGGGTGCACCCCATACCCTTCCAAGCGGGTAGAATGGGGTGTTAAGAAGGTATAAATGGTTAAGAGAACATCAACATCGGAATTTGTAATAGAACGAGACAAAGAAAAATGCATCCAATGCCAGGTGTGCTGCAGGATGTGTTCTAATGACGTCCATACATTTGATGCCTCCGCAAACGAAGTTGTTTCGGATTATTCAAAATGCGTAGGATGCCATTTCTGTGAAACTCTCTGCCCTACAAATTCGCTTATAATAAAACATAACCCTTCAGAAATTAAAACAAATGCAAACTGGACAGGCAATGTCCTTACAGGGATAACCAAACAGGCGGAAACCGGCGGTGTACTTTTAACAGGCATGGGGTGCGACAAACCATACCCGGTTTATTGGGACCATGTTTTGATAAATGCTTCGCAGGTTACAAATCCGTCTATAGATCCATTAAGAGAACCGATGGAGTTAAGGACTTTCATCGGCAAAAAACCGGACAGAATTGAATTCCCTGAAAAAAAGATTTCAGAAGTAAAACCAAAAAGTAAATTTTTAGAACAGCTTCAGATTGATGTGCCGGTTCTTTTTTCCGCCATGTCATACGGTTCAATAAGTTTGAATGCTTGTAAATCATTGGCAAAAGCTGCACAGGAATCCGGAACTTTTTATAATACAGGCGAAGGCGGGCTTCATAAAGACCTTTATCAATATGGAAAAAACACTATAGTGCAGGTTGCCTCAGGAAGGTTCGGCGTGCATAAAGAATATCTTGAAGCAGGCGCTGCTATAGAAATTAAAATAGGCCAGGGCGCAAAGCCCGGCATTGGCGGCCATCTCCCGGGAGAAAAAGTTTCCGAGGATATTTCCCAGACAAGAATGATTCCTGTCGGAGCAGATGCGATTTCGCCTGCCCCGCACCACGATATATATTCCATCGAGGATTTAAAACAATTAATATTCGCTTTAAAGGAAGCTACCCGCTATAAAAAACCTATAGGCGTAAAAGTCGCGGCTGTGCATAATGTTGCACCGATAGTTTCCGGAATTGTAAGAGCCGGTGCGGATTATGTCGCAATTGACGGTATCAGAGGCGGCACCGGGGCCGCGCCTACGGTAATAAGAGACAATGTGGGCATTCCGATAGAATTTGCAATAGCGGCGGTTGATGCCCGATTGCGTTCAGAAGGCATCCGCACCCAGGTTTCTGTGATAGCCGCGGGTGGTTTTCGTTCAAGCGGAGATGTTATTAAAGCCATTGCTTTAGGCGCAGATGCTGTTTACATTGGTACTGCGGCATTAGTTGCTATGGGCTGTCATTTATGCCAGAAATGTTATACCGGAAAATGTAATTGGGGGATAGCTACCCAGGATCCATATTTGACTAAAAGATTGAATCCGGATATTGGGGCTCTGCGTTTGGCCAATCTCCTGCGGGGCTGGTCCATGGAAATAAAAGAAATGTTAGGCGGCATGGGAATCAATGCTCTCGAGAGCCTGCGGGGTAACCGCGAGCAATTGAGAGGCATAGCGCTTTCTGATACGGATTTAAAATTATTGGGAATTAAACCTGCTGGCGAGGCTTGGTAAGGGATTAATATGAAGAGGATAATTATAAAAGAAGAATATTGTATCGGGTGCAGGCTATGTGAAATACACTGCCTGGTACAGCATTCAAAATCGAAAGAAATTATAAAAGCATATAAAGGCGAATACCCAAAACCACTGCCCAGAATTCTTGTTGAAGAAAAAAGCCACCTTTCATTTGCCCTGCAATGCAGGCATTGTGAAGACGCGCCCTGCCTGGAAGCTTGTATGTCCGGCGCCATGCACAGGGACAAAGACACAAAAGCGGTTTTGTGCGACGAAGATAAATGTATCGGCTGTTGGATGTGCCTGATGGTCTGCCCGTTCGGGGTGATTAAGCGCGACGCAACCGGAAAGAAAATTGCTTCAAAATGCGATTTGTGTTTTGGCGCAGAAAAGCCTGTCTGTGTGGTAAATTGCCCGAATGAAGCTATAGTTTTTGAAGAAGTAAAAGAACCATTACCAAGCGCCGAAGCAGTGAAACCAAAATTGTTGACTGACAAACTTTTAAAAATCAAAGATAAATCCGAATATTTAATAATCGGCAACTCGGCTGCGGCTGTAAGAGCCGTAGAAGCTATCAGAGAAAATGATAAAAATGGAAGTATATTGCTGGTTTCGGATGAAACCCATCACGCTTATTCCAGGCCCATGATTTCTTACCTGCTTGGAGGCAAAGTAAAAGACAGCCAGATGTATTACAGGACTAAAGGATCTCCAAATGATTTCTATGAAACA
The Elusimicrobiota bacterium DNA segment above includes these coding regions:
- a CDS encoding Fe-S-containing hydro-lyase, yielding MKKITTPLTYKTIRSLKAGELVSITGIIYTARDAAHKKLDEIIFKGMPLPFELKGSVIYYVGPAPAKPGRPIGSAGPTTSSRMDPLTPVLLENGLKGMIGKGRRSKEVIDSIKKNKAVYFAATGGAGALLAKKIKECDLIAFFELGTEAIYKLKVKDFPVIVINDMYGRDLYEKRQEVCPTKL
- a CDS encoding aspartate 1-decarboxylase, yielding MLRLMCKSKIQRLTVTEKNINYSGSIKIDETLLQKADILPYEVVLVVNVNTGARFETYTIPAKKNSGVIGLQGGAARLGEVGDKLIIISSAYLETEQAKILKPKMVLVNEKNKAV
- a CDS encoding glutamine amidotransferase family protein, which codes for MNEYDPVCAGPVADRDYRISSACGVIGMMNEQGGRVSGRDVIQSIALMHERSNGLGGGFAAYGIYPEYKNFYAFHMMYENEEAKKTAENYLEQNYEIKRSEPIPIKEIKIIKSWPIIWRYFLKPFAVKGNETEQDFVVRTVMFINQNIKNAFVASSGKNMGIFKGVGYPEDIGEFFRLEEYKAYTWTAHGRFPTNSVAWWGGSHPFGILDWSIVHNGEISSYGINKRYLENYGYKCSFFTDTEVITYLFDLLSRKHELSFEILAKVLSAPFWKQIDRMPQEEKEFYKNLRIVYSSALVNGPFAVIAANNTSMVGLNDRIKLRPLVAARKGDIVYVSSEESAIREICAEPDQVWSPKAGEPVIARLKS
- a CDS encoding IMP dehydrogenase — encoded protein: MVKRTSTSEFVIERDKEKCIQCQVCCRMCSNDVHTFDASANEVVSDYSKCVGCHFCETLCPTNSLIIKHNPSEIKTNANWTGNVLTGITKQAETGGVLLTGMGCDKPYPVYWDHVLINASQVTNPSIDPLREPMELRTFIGKKPDRIEFPEKKISEVKPKSKFLEQLQIDVPVLFSAMSYGSISLNACKSLAKAAQESGTFYNTGEGGLHKDLYQYGKNTIVQVASGRFGVHKEYLEAGAAIEIKIGQGAKPGIGGHLPGEKVSEDISQTRMIPVGADAISPAPHHDIYSIEDLKQLIFALKEATRYKKPIGVKVAAVHNVAPIVSGIVRAGADYVAIDGIRGGTGAAPTVIRDNVGIPIEFAIAAVDARLRSEGIRTQVSVIAAGGFRSSGDVIKAIALGADAVYIGTAALVAMGCHLCQKCYTGKCNWGIATQDPYLTKRLNPDIGALRLANLLRGWSMEIKEMLGGMGINALESLRGNREQLRGIALSDTDLKLLGIKPAGEAW